The window GCATAGGACGGCGCCTGACCCGGCCAGCCGAGGTAACGGTCGAGCTCGAACCGCAGGTTCTCCTCGGCCATCGCGCTGTGGGTCTGCAGGAAAGTCCACGCCCGGTCCGCATCCCAGACGCCGCCGTCGGGTGCGGTCAGCCCGCAGTGCACGCCGATGTCGATGACCACGCGCGCGGCCCGGAACCGTTGCGCGTCAAGCATTCCCATCCGGTTGCCGGCGTCTTCGAGCCAACCCAGCTCGGCCATCAGCCGTTCGGCGTACAGGGCCCAGCCCTCGCCGTGGCCGGACACCCAGCAGCCCAGCCGGCGCCAGCGGTTGAGTTGGTCGGCCAGTACCACCGCGCGCCCGATCTGCAGGTGATGCCCGGGCACGCCTTCGTGGAAGACGGTGGTCATCTCCTGCCAGGTGTGGAAGGTGTGGACACCGGGCGGCACGGACCACCACATCCGGCCGGGCCGGGTCAGGTCTTCGGACGGGCCGGTGTAGTAGATGCCGCCGGTCTGGGTCGGCGCGATCCGGCACTCCAGGTTGCGCAGCGCAGGATCGATGTCGAAGTGCTTGTCGGCCAAAGCATCCACCACCCGGTCGGACAGCTGCTGCATCCACTCCTGCAGCGCGTCGGTGCCGTGGACGAGGTAGCGTTCCTCGCCGTCGAGTCGCCGCAGCGCCTCGGCCGCCGACGCTCCCGGGTACAGCTTGTCGGCGATGTCGTCCTGCTCGGCGACGATGCGCGAGAGCAGATCCAGCCCCCACTCGTAGATTTCGTCGAAGTCGACCGCCGCCCCGAGGAACGTGCGGGACAGCAGGGCGTACGCGTCGCGCCCGCATCCATCGGTATCGCGCGCGTGCGGCCCGACCTCGTCGCGCAGCACCGTCGTCAGCGACGCGTAGGCGTTCGCGGCGTCCTGCGCCCGCTGCTGGAGTTCGGCCTGCAGCGTCGAGTTCTCGGCGGGAGCCCCGGCGACCATCTCGACGAACAGCTCGGCGATCTGACCCGCCTGCTGGATCCCGCGGCGGACCTGCCGGGCGGCGGGTGCACGACCCGAGGCCGCGGCCGACCGCAGGGAGTCGGCGTAGCCGGCGACGCGCTGCGGGATCTGCGCCAACCGGGCGCTGTAGACGGTCCAGTCGTCCTCGCTGTCGGTGGCCATCAGGTCGAACACGTCGCGCATCGTCTGCAGCGGCGAGGCGATCACGTTCAATTCGCCGACGTCGAGGCCGGCGTCGTGCAGGTCCACCAGAACACCCAGACGCTCGCGCATCGCGGCGATCGTCACGACGTCGACATCGTCGACCGGGGCGGTGCCGTCGAGTTCACGCAGCGCCGCGCGGGCTGCCTCGGCCCGCTCCCGCACGCCGTCGGGGGAGTAGTCGGTGATCTGGTCGTCGTGGCCGGCGATACCCGATTCGGTTGCCGCACAGGGATCCAGCGCTGCCGAGGTCTCCAGATAGCGTTCGGCGACGGCGTCGACGGCGGTGGCGGCCCTACCCAAGGTTGTTCGTCGCAAAGGTGTCGCATCGGGCGGGGTCCCCGGTCTGGTAGCCGGTGGTGAACCACTTCTGCCGCTGCTCCGACGATCCGTGTGTCCACGACTCGGGGTTGACCCTGCCCGTCGCGGTCTCCTGGATCCTGTCGTCACCGACCGCCGCCGCCGCCGACAGCGCGTCGGCGATCTGCTGGTCGGTCAACGGCTCGAGGAACGGCACGTCGGTGCCCTCCTGCTTCGTGATCGCCGCGTAGTGGGCCCACACCCCGGCGTAGCAGTCGGCCTGCAACTCGGTGCGCACCCCACCGCCCGTCGGGCCGGTCGGGTCCTGCTGGGCCCTGCCCAGCACGCCCTGCAGGTTCTGCACGTGGTGGCCGAACTCGTGGGCGACGACGTACTCCTCGGCGAACGGGCCGCCACTGGAACCGAACTGGGTCTTGAGGACGTCGAAGAAGCCGGTGTCGAAGTACGCGGTCTGGTCGACAGGGCAGTAGAACGGCCCGACCTCGCTGCTCGCGGGGCCACACCCTTCGGTCTGGACGCCGTTGGTGAAGATCTCGACGCGCGGGCGCGTGTAGTCCGGCATCAGCTGCGCCCACACCCCGTCGAGCGAGTTTCCGGTCGCGACCACGCGGCACTGGACGATCTCGTTGGCGTCAGCTCCGGTCCGGCACTGGCTCAGGTCGAAACCCGGCGCCTCGACCCCCTGGGTGTCGGTCTGCTGAGGGACCACGGAGCTGGGGTCGACGCCGAGGAACAGCGCGACCACCACGATGAGCAGGCCGCCGAGACCGCCGCCGACGGCGATGCCGCGGCCCGGGCCTCGTCCGCCACTGCTCGTCGAGGTGGTACTGGTGTCGATCCGCATGCCTTCGTTGAAGGTCATCGCGCCACCTCCGTCCGAGTGTGTCGAGTCGACCCGGCCGACTGACGTCCCGGGGCTGGTCCAGCTTCGCACACTACGATTTCCGGCGTGGCGATCGTCGACGGAGATTCCACCCTCGTCAGCACCCCGTCGGGCGACCTGCGCGGCGACATCGACGGCGGGGTCGGGGTGTGGCGCGGGGTGCCGTACGCCGAGCAGCCCGTCGGCCTCCGCAGATTCCTGGCCCCGGCCGAGCTCGCGCCCTGGATGGGTGTGCGTGACGCCGTCGAGCACGGACCGCTGCCCCCGCAGACCAAATCGTTCGTCGGCGGCGGGCGCGACGACCCGAAGGCCCGTGACGAAGCGTGCCTGACGCTGACCGTGTGGTCCCCGGACACGACCGGGTCGCTGCCGGTGATGGTGTGGATTCCCGGCGGGGCGTTCGTCTACGGCGCGGGACAGTTCCAGCTCTACAACGGTTCTCGCCTGGCCGCCAACGGCGACGTCGTGGTCGTCAACGTCACCTACCGCATCGGGGTCTTCGGCGGATTCGAACTGAGCGACCTCGGTGAGGGTTTCGACGACAACCTGGCTCTGCGCGATCAGATCGCGGCGCTGCGGTGGGTGCGGGACAACATCGCGGCGTTCGGTGGCGACCCCGGCAGGGTCACCGTCTTCGGCGAATCGGCGGGGGCGACGTCGGTTCTGGCCCTGATGGCCGCCCCGTCGGCAACCGGGTTGTTCGGCCGGGCGATCGCACAGAGTCCGGCGCTGCCGCTGATCGCCGACCGGCACCTGCGCGCCGCGAACGCCCAGGAATTCCTGCGCCGACTCGGCGTCGACGCCGCCGAGGTGAAGACGCTGCCGCAGCGGCAGCTGCGTCGCGCGGCCGGACTGGTGCAGCTCACCAGTGCGGCCACCACCCCGACGCTGGCCTACGGGCTGACCACCGGCACCGATCTGCTCCCGCTGCATCCGCTGGACGCGGCGCGGCAGGGACGGATGTCGAGCGTCCCGCTGATCGTCGGCACCAACAGCCATGAGGCGTCGATGTTCGCCTGGACGAAGCCGCCGATGCTCCCGACCACCCGCGAGTCGATCGACGGCTTCTTCGAGAGGACGGCGCCGCACGCCAAAAGGCAGGTGCTGCAGGCCTATCCGGGATATCCCCGGCGCAGCGCGCTGGTCGCGATCGGCGCTGATGCGATGTTCGGCGGACCGACCTGGGCGTTCGCCGACGCCTACAGCGCGCACGCGCCGACCCGGATGTACCGGTTCGACCACTTCGGCATGAGTCTGCGCATGCTCGGCCTCGGCGCCACCCACGGCAGCGAGATCGTCCACATCCACCACAGTTATGCGTCCTTCGTCGGACGCAAGCTGCACCCGCTGGGCCGGCGTATCCAGCCGGGTGTCGGGCGCAGGATGCAGCGGTCATGGCTGGACTTCGCCCGCGACAACGCCGAGGTCGACGAGGGGCATTGGCCGCTCTACGAGATCGGAGCGCGACTGACCCGACTCATCACCTCCACCCGCGACGTGATGGCGTCCGATCCCGACAGGGATCGGCGGGAGGCCTGGGCGCAGGTGTATCAGCCGCCGAAGCGCTCGTCGGTGTAGTCGCGCAGGTTGTGCAGGAACTTCTGGAACATCCGGGCCATCACCGGTCGCCCGAGGAACAGCCCGGCGCGGCCTGCCACACCGTTGGGTTGCAGCGCCATGATCCAGGTCAGGTGGCACCCGTTCTGCGTCGGCACCACGCGGTAGTCCTCCGCGAAAGCCGAGATGCTGCGGGTGGATGCCGCATTGAAGCGGAAGGCCATGCGGCTGAACGGTTCCCACGCAAGGAATACCTCGTCGCCGGTGATCCCGCCGCGCATCTGCACGGTGCGGGTGGTGCCGACGCCCCGCGGCTCGGGTGTCGTCCACGTGACGTCGGTGATGACGGTGGCCCAGTGTGGCCAGGACGTCTCGTCGGCGAGCACCTCGAACAGCTGCTCCGGGGTGATGGCCAGGTCGACGGTGCTGACGAAGCGGTACGGGGCGGAGTCGATGAAGTCCAGGCCGACGCGCTCGCAGGAATGCATGACCATACACCTTAGGGCATGGTGTCGAGCCAGTGCTCCGCGAACAGACGCATAGTCGGGTGTGTCGACGGCGTGGCGTGCGAGTTCACGTCTGCTCGCGGCGGGTTCCGGTGCGGTGGAGTGCCCTCCCACCGGCCCCTTAGACTGATCTGTCGACCCTCGTCGCGACACCTACCCCGAAAGAGGAGTTCTTCGTGCTTCGCACCCGTACCGCCGGTTCATTGCGCCCTGCCGATGCCGGCCAGACGGTGACGTTGGCCGGGTGGGTGGCTCGCCGTCGCGACCACGGCGGCGTGATCTTCATCGACCTGCGCGACGCGTCCGGCGTGTCCCAGGTGGTCTTCCGCGACGGCGCCGTGCTGGAGCAGGCGCACCGCCTGCGTTCGGAGTTCTGCGTCGCCGTCACCGGCGTCGTCGAGATCCGCCCGGAGGGCAACGCCAACGCCGACATCCCGACCGGCGAGGTCGAGGTCAACGCGACATCGCTGACCGTGCTGGGGGAGAGCGCCGCGCTGCCGTTCCAGCTCGACGAGACCGCCGGTGAGGAAGCCCGGTTGAAATACCGCTACCTCGACCTGCGCCGCGAGGTTCCCGGCAACGCCATCCGTCTGCGCTCCAAGGTCAACGCTGCCGCCCGCGGTGTCCTGGCCGGCCACGACTTTGTCGAGATCGAGACCCCGACGCTGACACGTTCGACTCCCGAGGGGGCCCGCGACTTCCTGGTGCCCGCCCGCCTGCAGCCCGGCTCGTTCTATGCGCTGCCGCAGAGCCCGCAGTTGTTCAAGCAGCTGCTCATGGTGGCCGGCATGGAGCGCTACTACCAGATCGCACGCTGCTACCGCGACGAGGACTTCCGCGCCGACCGTCAGCCGGAGTTCACCCAGCTCGACATGGAGATGAGCTTCGTCGACGCCGACGATGTGATGGCGCTGTCCGAGGAGGTGCTGCGGGCGGTGTGGGCGACCATCGGCTACGACCTGCCCCTGCCGCTGCCGCGGATCAGTTACGCCGACGCGATGCGCCGCTTCGGTTCCGACAAGCCGGATCTGCGGTTCGGTCTGGAGCTCGTCGAATGCACGGAGTACTTCGCCGACACACCGTTCCGGGTGTTCCAGGCGCCCTATGTCGGGGCGGTCGTCATGCCGGGCGGGGCATCGCAGCCGCGCCGCACTCTCGACGGCTGGCAGGCATTCGCCAAGCAGCGCGGGCACAAGGGACTGGCCTACGTACTGGTCGGTAAGGACGGTGAACTCACCGGTCCCGTCGCCAAGAACCTCACCGACGCCGAACGGGCGGGCCTCACCGCGCACGTCGGTGCGAACCCGGGCGACTGTGTGTTCTTCGCGGCCGGCACCGCCAAGAGCGCCCGCGCACTGCTGGGGGCCACCCGCATCGAGGTCGCCAAACGCCTCGACCTCATCGACCCCGACGCCTGGGCGTTCACCTGGGTGGTGGACTGGCCGATGTTCGAGTCCGCCGCCGAGGCGACCGCTTCCGGCGACGTCGCCGTCGGGTCCGGGGCGTGGACGGCGATGCACCACGCGTTCACCGCGCCGACCCCCGAGTCGGAGGCGACCTTCGACACCGACCCGGGAAGTGCCCTGTCCAACGCCTACGACATCGTCTGCAACGGCAACGAGATCGGCGGTGGATCCCTCCGTATCCATCGCCGCGACGTCCAGGAGCGGGTGTTCGCGATGATGGGCATCTCCCAGGAGGAAGCCGAGGACAAGTTCGGATTCCTTTTGGAGGCGTTCACTTTCGGGGCTCCTCCGCACGGCGGCATCGCGTTCGGCTGGGATCGCATCGTCGCGCTGCTCGCCGGACTGGACTCGATCCGTGAGGTGATCGCGTTCCCGAAGTCCGGCGGTGGCGTGGACCCGCTGACCGAGGCGCCCGCACCCATCACCGCGCAGCAGCGCAAGGAATCCGGGATCGACGCCAAGCCGGGTAAAGACGGCGCGTAGTCGACCTCCGCGCGGGTTTGCCACGGTACGATCCGCGCGTGCAGCCTGAATCGGCTCCGGCAACGGATGCCACGTCTGAGACTCCCCGGTCATCGCGAGCGTTGAACGCGACCGTGCTGACCACCCTCGCCGTGGTCATCGCGGTCTACGTCGGTGCACTGGTCGGATACCGGCTGTTGGAAACGCCGCCGCAGCCCTTCGAATTCACCGAGTCCTCGGTGATCGGAGAGACGGCGGTCATCCTGCGACTGGGCAAGATGGAGACGGTCGAGAACAAGCTCACCCTCGACGTCCTCGTGCACCCGGACAGGGACCTGCTCGCCAGCGGGCCCGAGGCGGCCGCCAATCCTGTTGTGCGGCTGAGCTCGTGGACGCAGGACGGGGACCTGATCCACATGCACGACGACTTGAAGAGCAACGCCTCGACGGTGGAGCTCACGGCGGTGGGCGACCCCGACCACTGGCCGTTGGACACCTACGTCAGCAACACCATCGGCGTCGAGGTCTTCTACGGCGAGGGACCGAACCGGCGCAGCGTTCCCGCCGTCATCGTCGTCGCCGGCGCGATCAACGGGTGGGACGTCGACAGCGACATGGGTGTCCTGGACGCGCCGTGGGGTCCGGTTCCGAGCGTGTCGTTCCATCTGGAGCGCACCCGCGGGGCGCATGCCGTCGATTTCGGAATTTTGCTCGTGCTGATGGTGCTCCCGGGCACCGCGTTGTTCGTCGCGATCGAGATGCTGCTGAACCGGCGCAAGTTCCTGCCGCCGTTCATCACCTGGTACGCGGCGATGCTGTTCGCGGTCGTGCCGTTGCGCAACATCCTGCCGGGGGCGCCGCCGACAGGTGCGTGGATCGACGTGGCGGTGATCCTGTGGGTGTTGCTCGCGCTGTCCGCCGCGATGGTCGTCTTCCTGGCGGCCTGGTGGCGGCAGACCCGGGCCGAGGAGCATCCTGTCCCCAAGCCTGACCCCGACCCCAGTGCGCCGAAGGCAGGGACGATGAAGCAATGACAGCCGACGACAAGGACAAGCTGATCGCCGACACCGCGGCTCTCGACGAATTCAACCGTGCGATCGTGGAGGAGTTCCGCGCCAACGGCGGCAAGGTCGGCGGCCCGTTCGAGGGTGCGACTCTGCTGCTGCTGCACACGACCGGCGCCAAGTCGGGTAAGACGCGGCTGTCGCCGCTGGCCTACCTGACCATCGACGGCAGGATGATCATCGTCGGCTCGTACGCGGGCGCACCGCGCCATCCGGCCTGGGTGCACAATGTCCGGGCCCACCCGAGGGCGTTCATCGAGATCGGCACGGACGCCTACGATGTCGACGTCCGCGAACTCCCCGACGGGGAACGTGACGCGATGTATCCCAAGCTCGTCGAGTTGGCGCCCGCCTTCGGCGAGTATCAGGCCAAGACGACGCGGGCCATCCCACTGTTCGAGCTGACCCGCGCCGAGTAGCGCGACGTCTCAGAGTCGTTCGATGATGGTCGCGTTGGCCATTCCGCCGCCCTCGCACATCGTCTGCAACCCGTAGCGTCCTGCGCGCTGCTCCAGCGCGTTGACAAGCGTGGTCATGATGCGTGCGCCGCTGGCGCCGAGCGGGTGCCCGATCGCGATCGCACCGCCGTGCACGTTCGTCCTGGACAGCACGTCGGCGCCGTCGCCTCCACCCACGTCCGCCGCCCACGACAGCACGACCGGGGCGAACGCCTCGTTGACCTCGAACAGGTCGATGTCGGACAATGTCAAACCCGAACGGGCCAGCGCCTTTTCGGTTGCGGGGATCACGCCGGTCAGCATGTACAAGGGATCCGAGCCGACCACGACCGTGGTGTGGATGCGGGCGAGGGGCCGCAGTCCCAGCCGCCGCGCCGCGGCTCCGCTCGTGATCATCACCGCGGCGCTGCCGTCGGACAGCGGCGACGAGTTGCCCGGGGTGATCTCCCAGCCGATCTGCGGGAAGCGTGCCCCGATCGCATCGTCGAAGAACGCGGGTCGCAGGCCGGCGAGGGTCTCGACCGTGGTGTCCGGACGGATGATCTCGTCGTACTCCAGCCCGGCGATGGGGGCCAGTTCGTTGTCGAACAGTCCGTCCTTGGTGGCGCGGGCCGCCTTCTGGTGACTCTCGGCGGAGAACTCGTCGAGCCGGGCCCGCGACAGATTCCATTTCGCGGCGATGAGCTCAGCGCTGATGCCTTGCGACACCAGGCCTTCGGGGTAGCGTCCCGCCATGTCCCGGCCGAACGGGTTGCTGCCCGGCAGCACCGAGGAGCCCATCGGGACCCGGCTCATGGACTCGACGCCCGCGGCGATCACGACGTCGTAGGCCCCGGAGAGGACGCCCTGGGCGGCGAAGCTGATCGCCTGCTGGCTGCTGCCGCACTGACGGTCGACGGTGGTGCCCGGCACGGACTCCGGGAATCCGGCGCCGAGCAGCGCGTTGCGCGCGATGTTGACCGCCTGGTCGCCGACCTGGGTCACCGCGCCGGCGATGACGTCGTCGACCTCGGCGGGGTCGACGCCCGTGCGCCCGACCAGTTCCCGGAGGCTGTGGGCCAGCAGGTCGGCGGGCAGCACGCCGTGCAGCGCGCCGCCGGCCTTCCCCTTTCCGACCGGGGTGCGCACCGCACCCACGATGACGGCGTCGCGGTCTGAATGAGCGGCCATGGATTCCTCCGAACTCGTCGCTGAGTATGATTTTGTGTACTCAGGTGTAACACCTGGGTATAGTCAATACAACCCAGCTGCGGAGTGATGTCCATGACAGTGCTGCAAGGTCCGCTCGCCGACCGCTCCGCGTGGTCTGCCGTCGGCCGCTGCCCGATCGAGAAGACGATGGCGCTCGTCGGGACCAGGTCGGCGATGCTGCTGATGCGCGAGGCGTACTACGGCACGACCCGTTTCGACGACTTCTCCCGCAGGGTCGGGATCACCAAGGCCGCGACGTCGGCGCGGCTGGCCGAACTCACCGAGGCCGGGCTGTTGACCAAGCGTCCCTACCGGGAACCCGGTCAGCGCGTCCGCGACGAATACGTGCTCACCGAGGCCGGCACGGAGTTCATGCCCGTGGTGTGGGCGATGTTCGAGTGGGGGCGCAAGCATCTTGATGACACGTCACTGCGGCTGACCCATCTGGGGTGCGGCGCCGACGCGAGCGTCGACATCGTCTGCGACAAAGGGCATTCCGTTCCGCCGGACGAGCTCGGGATGCGGCTCGTCCGGCGGAACCGGAGCGCAGATGGCGGTTAGCCCAGGGTGGCGCGGAAGTCGCGGGCGGCTCCCATGAGCTCCTCGACCCGGGACTTCTCGGCGGCGTTGGCGAACAGGCCGTCCTTCTTGAAATACGTTCCGACGACGGCGCCGTCGGCCACGCTGAGCTGATCGGCGACGTTCTCGGCCCGCACCCCGGTGTTGACGAACACCGGCACGTCGCCGGCGGCGGACTTCACGACCCGCAGGGCGTCGGTGTCGGTCGGGGAGCCGGCAGTCGCGCCCGACACGCAGATCCCGTCGGGGGCGGTGGCGAACACCGTGGTGCGGGTGATGGATGCCAGGTCGCGATCGGCGAGGTACGTCGCGGATTCGGGGACGATGTTGTACAGCAGCTTCACCCCGGCGCCGCCGACGCGGGCCCGGTGGCGGGCGACCTCGCCGACGTTGGTGTCCCACAGGCCGAAGTCACTGGCGTAGACACCGGTGAAGATCTCGCGCACGAACTTCGCGCCGGTCGCCACCGCGAGGTCGATCGACGCCCGCGCGTCCCACAGCACGTTGACGCCGTAGGGCACCGAGATGTCGGGCAGCAGTTCGCCGATGATGCGCGCCATCGTGATCGCGGTGATCGGCTCGGTCTTGGTGAGATACGGCAGGCTGAACTCGTTGCTGATCATCACGGCGTCGACGCCGCCGCTCTGCAGCGCTTCCAGTTCGGTGCGGGCCCGGTTCACGACGGCCGCGATCCCGCCGGCGGAGTCGTAGCCGGGATCGCCGGGCAGCGCGGACAGATGCAGCATCGCGATGACGGGCTTGGTGACGTTGAAGACCTCGTCCAGCCAGGTGGTGGTCACTGTATTACCTCTTTCTCAACATGGGGTTCGGGGGAGACGGCCGGCGCTCAGTCCATGTAGGCGCCGCCGTTGACGGCCAGCGCCTCTCCGGTGATGAAGCGGGCGTCATCGGACAGCAGGAAGGCGACCGCGCGGGCCACGTCGTCGGCCTGCTCGAGGCGACCCAGTGGGGTGTCGGCGATCATCATCGCCCGCACCCCGTCGGGGGTGGTGCCGCGCAGTTCGGCCTCCCACTCCAATTCCCGTGACTGCATGGGTGTTTCGACAAAGCCGGGACACACGCAGTTGACGGTGATGCCGTGCTCGCCGAGCTCGTAGGCCATCGCCTGGGTCAGTCCGACGACCCCGAACTTCGAGGCCACGTAATCGGCCAGGAACGGCACGCGGCCCTGCTTTCCGGCCATCGACGCGGTGTTGACGATCACCCCGGGCACCCCGGACCGGACCATCTCGCGGGCCGCGGCCTGGCCGCACACGAAGACGCCCTTGAGGTTGACGTCCATCGTCTGGTCGAAGCGCTCGATCGGGGCGTCGAGAAAGCGGTGCATGAACGAGATCCCCGCGTTGCTCACCCACGCGTCCAGGCCGAACCGTTCGGCGATGTCGGAGGCCACCGCCGCGGCCGCGTCCGGTGACGTCACGTCCAGGGGGGCCGACTCGTGCCCGGCCGACGGGTTGGGCAGTTCTGCGGCGACCGAGCGTGCGGCCTCACCGTTGACGTCGGTGACGACGACCCGCCAATCCCGTTGTGCCAGTGTGCTCGCGATCGCTCGGCCGATACCCGATCCGGCACCGGTCACCACGACGGTTCTGGTCATGTGCAGCTCTTTTCCTATCTGGTTTCGCCGGCGATACGCCGGCCGGTGGTGGTGTCGAACAGGTGGGTGGCGCCCTGTCGCACGGCGAGCTCCACCCCGGTGCCCTCGGTGATCCCCGACAGCCGGGCGGTGTCCACCACACTGGTGAGCTCCGTGCCCCGGGCGTCGACGGTCACGATGGCGCGGGGGCCGAGGTGCTCGATCAGGGCGACCCGGGCCGGCGCATCGACGGCTCCGACGGTGGGCAGCAGGTCGTCGGGGCGCACGCCGAGCGTCAGCGGACCATCGGTGGCACCCTCGTCGATCGGCAACGCGAATCCGTTTGCCAGCGTGAAGGTTCCGCCGGTGAGGGTGCCTTCGAGCAGGTTCATCTTCGGGCTGCCGACGAAGGCCGCTACGAAGGTGTCGGCCGGGCGGGCGTACACGTCCTGCGGTGCGCCCTGCTGGGCGATCTTGCCGTCGCGCATGACGATCATGCGGTCCGACAGCGTCATCGCCTCTTCCTGGTCATGGGTGACGTACACCGAGGTGATACCGAGACGCCTTTGGATCTGCGCCAGTTCGGTCCTGGTCTCCACGCGCAGTTTGGCGTCGAGGTTGCTCAGCGGTTCGTCGAACAGGAACACCGACGGCTCGCGGATGATGGCCCGCCCGATGGCGACCCGCTGCTGCTGGCCTCCGCTGAGGTCCTTCGGTTTGCGGCCCAGCAGTGCCGACAGGCCCAGTGACTCCGCGACCGTCGCCGCCCGCGCCAAGGCCTCGCGGCGCGGTGTCTTGTTCGCGCGCAACGGGAACGCGATGTTCTCGGCGACGGTCAGGTGCGGGTAGAGAGCGTAGTTCTGGAAGACCATCGCGATGTCGCGGTCGCGCGGTTGCAGGTGCGTCACGTCGCGGTCACCGATGGTGATGGTCCCGGAGGTGACCGTCTCCAGGCCTGCCAGCATCCGCAGCGTCGTCGACTTGCCGCATCCGGAGGGGCCGACCAGCACGCTCAACGATCCGTCAGGCAGCTCGAGGTCGAGATCGCTGACGACGGAGGTGGATCCGTACGCCTTGGTGACGCCGGAGAAGCGGACGGTTGCCATGGAGTCCAAAAACCTATCTGTGTCTAGCCCGGATTTTGCGTGGTAATTGGTGTGGGTTCGGTGTGATGCCGAGTTGTGTTGTTGGGTAGTGGTTTTCGTGTGGTGGCGTAGAGGTGCTGTCCCGTGTCGCCGGGTGGGGCGGGCTTTCCTGGGGCCTGTGGGTCCTTCATCGTTGATGGGTCCGATGGGGTGGGGTGTTATCCGAAGGCGGTGCGGACGCGGTGCCAGGCGGCGGCGATCGCCGCCGCCCAGCGCCAGGTGGCATCGATGCGTAGCCGCAGTTGGCGGGCGCCGCGGGTGATACGGGCGGCCACGTGCAGGACCCGGTAGCGGAACGTGGTGATCTCGACGCGGGCCAGAGCGCGATCGCTGGCGAACCCGATGAGGCGGGTCCAGGTGACCAGGTCAGCGGCGGCCAGGACGATTTCGAGCCAGGCAGCATTGGCCCAGAAGGAGTGGCAGGGCAGGTTACGCAGCCCGGTGGCTTTGAGTTCGCGGATACGGTCCTCGACGCGGGCGTGCTGGCGGTGCCGTAGTTCCAGACCGGCGACCTGACCGGGTACGACACCCGGTGGTGTGTCGGTGATGAACGCGGTGACCCGCATGCCGTCGGCGTCGGTGAACCGCAACTGCGCGCCGGGGTGGGGGCGTTCTTTACGCAGGATCAGCCGGGTCCCTTCGGGCCAGGAGGCCAGGTTGACCAGGTCGGTGGCTTCAGCGACCCACGCGCCGTCGCGGATCCCGCCGTCGGTGTCGATCGCTGGATACCAGCAATCGCCGAGGTTGAGGGTGTCCACGGCGTCCTGGACGCGGGTATCGACGGGGTACCCGAAGGAGAACCCGGCCCCGGCGGCCCGGCACGCTGCGGCGAATTTGTGGGTGGATCCGGCGGTATCGCAGCGCACCAACACCTTCGGGGCCTCGGGGTTGTCGGGATCGTCGGGGTTGGGCCGCCACGCCGCTGGCAGCGATGCCAAAGCCTGGTGCAGGACGATGATGTGGTCGGAGGCGGTGTTGGAGCCGGCGTTACCGTTGCGCAGCAACCCGGCCAGGGCTTCGCCGCCGGCGATGTCGGGGCGGTCCAGAAACGCCAGCAGCGGGTGCAGCCCGAACGTTTTCTTCCAGGTCGGCGCAGCCCCGGCCTTGTTGTCGGAGTGATCGATCACCAGCGTGGCATCGATGTCGATATGCAGCCAGCCGCCGGTGGTGGGGGCGGCTCCGACAGCCCAGGCCGCTGCCCGCGCCGCGGCTCGGGCTGCGCGCACCCCGGGTAGATGCGCGGCATCGATCCGCTCATCGATCAGCCGCCACATGGTGGTCGTTGAGGCCTTGGCCCCCAGGACGTGCTCCCGGTCACCGCACAGCTGACCGACCGCGTCGATGCAGTCCGCGCCG is drawn from Mycolicibacterium gilvum and contains these coding sequences:
- a CDS encoding DUF885 domain-containing protein, which gives rise to MGRAATAVDAVAERYLETSAALDPCAATESGIAGHDDQITDYSPDGVRERAEAARAALRELDGTAPVDDVDVVTIAAMRERLGVLVDLHDAGLDVGELNVIASPLQTMRDVFDLMATDSEDDWTVYSARLAQIPQRVAGYADSLRSAAASGRAPAARQVRRGIQQAGQIAELFVEMVAGAPAENSTLQAELQQRAQDAANAYASLTTVLRDEVGPHARDTDGCGRDAYALLSRTFLGAAVDFDEIYEWGLDLLSRIVAEQDDIADKLYPGASAAEALRRLDGEERYLVHGTDALQEWMQQLSDRVVDALADKHFDIDPALRNLECRIAPTQTGGIYYTGPSEDLTRPGRMWWSVPPGVHTFHTWQEMTTVFHEGVPGHHLQIGRAVVLADQLNRWRRLGCWVSGHGEGWALYAERLMAELGWLEDAGNRMGMLDAQRFRAARVVIDIGVHCGLTAPDGGVWDADRAWTFLQTHSAMAEENLRFELDRYLGWPGQAPSYAIGQRIWQQLRDQTLARGVSLKDFHSRALDLGGLPLEVLQSALAAG
- the ypfJ gene encoding KPN_02809 family neutral zinc metallopeptidase gives rise to the protein MTFNEGMRIDTSTTSTSSGGRGPGRGIAVGGGLGGLLIVVVALFLGVDPSSVVPQQTDTQGVEAPGFDLSQCRTGADANEIVQCRVVATGNSLDGVWAQLMPDYTRPRVEIFTNGVQTEGCGPASSEVGPFYCPVDQTAYFDTGFFDVLKTQFGSSGGPFAEEYVVAHEFGHHVQNLQGVLGRAQQDPTGPTGGGVRTELQADCYAGVWAHYAAITKQEGTDVPFLEPLTDQQIADALSAAAAVGDDRIQETATGRVNPESWTHGSSEQRQKWFTTGYQTGDPARCDTFATNNLG
- a CDS encoding carboxylesterase/lipase family protein — protein: MAIVDGDSTLVSTPSGDLRGDIDGGVGVWRGVPYAEQPVGLRRFLAPAELAPWMGVRDAVEHGPLPPQTKSFVGGGRDDPKARDEACLTLTVWSPDTTGSLPVMVWIPGGAFVYGAGQFQLYNGSRLAANGDVVVVNVTYRIGVFGGFELSDLGEGFDDNLALRDQIAALRWVRDNIAAFGGDPGRVTVFGESAGATSVLALMAAPSATGLFGRAIAQSPALPLIADRHLRAANAQEFLRRLGVDAAEVKTLPQRQLRRAAGLVQLTSAATTPTLAYGLTTGTDLLPLHPLDAARQGRMSSVPLIVGTNSHEASMFAWTKPPMLPTTRESIDGFFERTAPHAKRQVLQAYPGYPRRSALVAIGADAMFGGPTWAFADAYSAHAPTRMYRFDHFGMSLRMLGLGATHGSEIVHIHHSYASFVGRKLHPLGRRIQPGVGRRMQRSWLDFARDNAEVDEGHWPLYEIGARLTRLITSTRDVMASDPDRDRREAWAQVYQPPKRSSV
- a CDS encoding SRPBCC family protein, with translation MVMHSCERVGLDFIDSAPYRFVSTVDLAITPEQLFEVLADETSWPHWATVITDVTWTTPEPRGVGTTRTVQMRGGITGDEVFLAWEPFSRMAFRFNAASTRSISAFAEDYRVVPTQNGCHLTWIMALQPNGVAGRAGLFLGRPVMARMFQKFLHNLRDYTDERFGG
- the aspS gene encoding aspartate--tRNA ligase, encoding MLRTRTAGSLRPADAGQTVTLAGWVARRRDHGGVIFIDLRDASGVSQVVFRDGAVLEQAHRLRSEFCVAVTGVVEIRPEGNANADIPTGEVEVNATSLTVLGESAALPFQLDETAGEEARLKYRYLDLRREVPGNAIRLRSKVNAAARGVLAGHDFVEIETPTLTRSTPEGARDFLVPARLQPGSFYALPQSPQLFKQLLMVAGMERYYQIARCYRDEDFRADRQPEFTQLDMEMSFVDADDVMALSEEVLRAVWATIGYDLPLPLPRISYADAMRRFGSDKPDLRFGLELVECTEYFADTPFRVFQAPYVGAVVMPGGASQPRRTLDGWQAFAKQRGHKGLAYVLVGKDGELTGPVAKNLTDAERAGLTAHVGANPGDCVFFAAGTAKSARALLGATRIEVAKRLDLIDPDAWAFTWVVDWPMFESAAEATASGDVAVGSGAWTAMHHAFTAPTPESEATFDTDPGSALSNAYDIVCNGNEIGGGSLRIHRRDVQERVFAMMGISQEEAEDKFGFLLEAFTFGAPPHGGIAFGWDRIVALLAGLDSIREVIAFPKSGGGVDPLTEAPAPITAQQRKESGIDAKPGKDGA